In one window of Trichoderma breve strain T069 chromosome 7 map unlocalized scaffold00008, whole genome shotgun sequence DNA:
- a CDS encoding PLD-like domain-containing protein — protein MVSDHVLRLCRAHNSVSSILAKNPTKGPGVIAKDLYGHYEKDLRRSPDEDRPQPSPEILELARQCGNWGPTNPSSLFLQAFADALRCLDADALSSVVSPPLMGSYGTIPLTVIAPLVDVIRHVSNVIARAEKEVFFITCNWSPSVAQRLVKNALIELSRRAGERNQRVVVKLMYDKATAASAIDPHQRVKPETYSSKAVQLPTPEEIPNLDMEVVSLHKLVLGTLHAKFCVVDRKIAVVMSNNMEDNSNMEMMTHLEGPIVDSIYDTALITWKHPFDPILPSHNSPASQGGLPTSSDEPLYLDRGTGPDQEHIAANGQAHPSLPEHTPEDPHYDVDMAGEIARMQSCYSTKPDETRLQAANRQLNLAVKDHIAPTGPDIPDGHEMTPYINTSTPYPVPIAMVSRPPYGSVDSKNVFVPQNEAWLSLIRHAKNHIFIQTPDLNAAPLIPALVEALKRGVEVTYYVCFGYNDAGEIIPGQGGTNEQAARSLLSHLPKGGPERELLHIYDYVGKDQDHPIHQCFRTRCCHVKLLIVDGSVGIQGSGNQDTQSWFHSQEINVMVDSPEICSKWRDGIERNQNTKLFGRVSDDGVWRDRNGQPGEGYMGDPNSVEGLIKGVWGMYKKMEASR, from the coding sequence ATGGTTTCCGACCATGTCCTGAGGCTGTGTCGGGCTCACAACTCGGTCAGCTCCATCCTTGCCAAGAACCCGACAAAGGGCCCCGGAGTCATCGCAAAGGATCTATACGGCCACTACGAGAAAGATCTCCGTCGCTCCCCAGATGAAGATAGACCGCAACCGTCGCCCGAGATATTGGAATTAGCCCGCCAATGTGGCAATTGGGGACCTACAAATCCGAGCTCGTTGTTCCTCCAGGCATTTGCAGATGCTCTCCGATGTCTGGATGCGGATGCGCTTTCCAGCGTCGTGTCTCCTCCGCTGATGGGCTCTTATGGCACTATCCCGTTGACCGTGATTGCGCCGCTGGTGGATGTCATTCGCCATGTTTCAAATGTCATCGCGCGGGCGGAGAAAGAGGTGTTTTTCATCACCTGCAACTGGTCGCCTTCAGTTGCTCAAAGACTCGTCAAGAATGCGCTCATCGAGCTGTCCAGACGAGCCGGGGAGAGAAATCAAAGAGTCGTGGTCAAATTAATGTACGACAAGGCAACAGCCGCCAGTGCGATTGATCCGCATCAACGCGTCAAGCCAGAGACTTATTCGTCCAAGGCCGTCCAGCTGCCTACTCCCGAAGAGATCCCTAATCTTGACATGGAAGTTGTCAGCTTGCATAAACTGGTTCTTGGCACGCTCCATGCCAAATTTTGCGTGGTTGATCGCAAGATTGCAGTCGTCATGAGCAACAATATGGAGGACAATTCCAACATGGAAATGATGACGCATCTAGAAGGACCAATTGTTGATAGCATCTATGACACAGCGCTCATCACATGGAAACACCCCTTCGACCCTATTCTCCCTTCACATAACTCGCCAGCATCCCAAGGGGGGCTGCCAACGTCCAGCGATGAGCCTCTATATCTCGATCGGGGAACAGGTCCAGATCAAGAACATATCGCAGCAAACGGACAAGCACACCCAAGTCTTCCAGAGCATACGCCGGAAGATCCGCACTATGATGTCGACATGGCTGGAGAAATCGCTCGCATGCAGTCGTGCTATTCTACTAAGCCAGATGAGACGAGACTTCAGGCTGCAAACCGCCAACTGAATCTTGCAGTCAAGGACCATATTGCGCCAACCGGTCCTGATATCCCCGATGGACATGAAATGACGCCTTATATAAATACATCTACCCCTTATCCGGTTCCGATAGCCATGGTATCACGCCCTCCGTATGGAAGTGTCGATTCTAAAAATGTCTTTGTACCCCAAAACGAAGCTTGGCTATCTTTAATTCGCCACGCTAAAAACCACATCTTCATTCAAACTCCGGATCTTAACGCTGCACCACTCATTCCGGCCTTGGTTGAGGCTCTGAAACGTGGTGTCGAAGTCACATACTACGTGTGTTTTGGGTACAATGATGCCGGAGAAATCATCCCAGGACAAGGTGGGACAAACGAACAAGCTGCACGCAGCCTACTCTCTCACCTCCCAAAAGGCGGACCAGAGCGTGAACTGTTGCACATATACGACTATGTTGGAAAAGATCAGGATCACCCAATTCACCAATGCTTCCGAACTCGCTGCTGTCACGTCAAACTCCTCATCGTAGATGGCAGTGTTGGAATACAAGGAAGTGGGAACCAAGATACCCAATCTTGGTTCCACAGCCAAGAGATTAACGTCATGGTAGATAGCCCTGAAATATGTAGCAAATGGAGAGACGGGATCGAAAGAAACCAAAATACGAAGCTGTTTGGAAGAGTATCTGACGATGGGGTTTGGAGAGACAGGAATGGACAGCCTGGAGAGGGATATATGGGAGATCCCAACTCAGTAGAGGGATTGATCAAGGGCGTGTGGGGGATGTATAAAAAGATGGAGGCTTCTCGATGA
- a CDS encoding fungal zn(2)-Cys(6) binuclear cluster domain-containing protein produces MSVASTQGQLGSKDHLEELHPPDLMTVASQPQARKRPAPRGTGAYARKRAVTACQVCRARRTKCDNKKPACSFCEKTGAKCVTEPTDYSAFDPASLKILESLPRQDDTVNTQNEARRQDSAGRQPSRSLQIVSSEVLGWPIFGNQFGLQANAIAVLRRKPPKPIQPSSSALESFLGNTSASNTLITNFIQHVHIKNPILELSSLKRMVQHACLEGVGWDPESCLVLLVWALGAISTPFQQPPQPCDQENLELGAALYGAATKRLGIVFAESGILSAQCFFYAGVYLMSMFQPVSAWRHFLQALAYCQEFDFAIEASQNPQTLTSPPETSPTEQRLYWSCWKSEVELRMCLGLFDFQTQDRVYPGHFPNPPANPEKDDRAWFFYLAEISLRRLNTRARNDIGQILSSSEVEGEDAEARLIEVVDSYDQQAEAWLTSLPETISIDSNPLEDDILKFILRCHLVDFNELIFWTFIDRAVNSKESSSEDMIRYACRGFTTCTDRIRTAGLGHWYRHHGTWMLLQSCARSAIVLLAAAFSEHTQSLLPENWVHSVEACIGMLNHWKDEDAGISDQAMILGQLLQKFNG; encoded by the exons ATGAGCGTTGCGTCGACTCAAGGTCAGCTTGGGTCAAAAGACCACCTGGAAGAGCTCCACCCTCCAGATCTCATGACTGTGGCATCTCAGCCGCAAGCAAGAAAACGACCAGCTCCCAGAGGAACCGGAGCATACGCGCGCAAACGAGCCGTAACCGCCTGCCAGGTTTGCCGTGCCAGGCGGACCAAATGCGACAACAAGAAACCAGCTTGCTCTTTCTGTGAGAAGACAGGAGCGAAATGTGTCACCGAGCCCACAGACTACTCGGCTTTTGATCCGGCGAGCCTCAAGATTTTAGAGAG CCTTCCGAGACAAGATGACACTGTTAACACGCAAAATGAGGCCCGTCGACAAGACTCTGCTGGGCGGCAACCTTCACGCTCTCTCCAGATCGTTTCTTCGGAAGTCCTTGGCTGGCCGATTTTTGGTAACCAATTTGGCCTGCAAGCCAATGCCATCGCGGTCCTCCGACGAAAGCCTCCGAAACCGATACAGCCGTCTTCCTCTGCGCTCGAGTCTTTTCTGGGCAATACCAGCGCCAGTAATACGCTGATTACAAACTTCATTCAACATGTCCACATCAAGAATCCCATCCTAGAGCTGTCTAGTCTTAAGCGTATGGTCCAGCACGCCTGCCTCGAGGGCGTTGGATGGGATCCCGAATCTTGCTTGGTCCTCCTTGTCTGGGCGTTGGGTGCTATTTCAACGCCctttcagcagcctccacAGCCTTGCGACCAAGAGAATCTCGAGCTTGGAGCAGCACTCTATGGTGCGGCTACCAAAAGGCTTGGAATAGTCTTTGCAGAAAGCGGCATACTATCAGCTCAATGTTTCTTCTACGCCGGCGTTTACCTAATGTCGATGTTCCAGCCAGTTTCAGCGTGGAGACATTTCTTACAAGCCTTGGCATACTGTCAAGAGTTTGATTTCGCTATAGAGGCATCACAGAACCCACAAACGCTCACCAGCCCTCCCGAGACGTCACCCACAGAGCAGCGTCTGTACTGGTCCTGTTGGAAATCCGAAGTAGAGCTACGCATGTGTCTTGGGCTTTTTGATTTCCAGACACAGGACCGCGTTTATCCCGGCCATTTCCCCAACCCACCAGCAAATCCCGAGAAAGACGACAGGGCATGGTTCTTCTACCTTGCTGAAATATCTCTCCGACGATTGAACACTCGCGCCCGCAACGACATTGGACAGATTCTATCATCGTCAGAGGTGGAAGGCGAGGATGCTGAGGCACGTTTAATTGAAGTGGTCGACTCATATGACCAACAGGCTGAAGCATGGCTTACTTCACTACCCGAGACGATTAGCATCGATTCAAATCCCCTTGAGGATGATATACTCAAGTTCATTCTCCGTTGTCATCTGGTAGATTTTAACGAGCTTATTTTCTGGACATTCATCGATAGGGCGGTCAATAGCAAAGAGAGCTCGTCGGAAGATATGATTCGTTATGCGTGTCGAGGTTTCACAACATGCACAGATCGTATTCGAACAGCAGGGCTAGGTCATTGGTACCGGCATCACGGAACTTGGATGTTATTGCAGTCATGTGCTCGATCGGCGATTGTCTTGCTAGCTGCTGCGTTTTCGGAACATACACAGAGCCTCTTACCGGAGAATTGGGTTCATTCTGTTGAAGCTTGTATAGGTATGCTGAATCATTggaaagatgaagacgctGGAATTTCAGACCAGGCCATGATTTTAGGACAACTCCTGCAAAAGTTTAATGGTTAA
- a CDS encoding cellulase (glycosyl hydrolase family 5) domain-containing protein: MTVGGFLHTEGTKILKPNGAPIVLRGAASGGHLNMENFITGFPGHEEEHKEAMLKVMGKEKYDFFWSKFYEYFWTDKDAELFASMKFNCLRIPFNYRHFLDDSDLTKIKPEGFALLDRIVDSCANHGIYTILDLHAVPGGQNQDWHCDSAIHKALFWDFTYFQDRIIDLWQAIASHYKNNTWVAGYNPLNEPADPSHARLVKFYDRVDKAIREVDPNHILFLDGNTYAADFRQFPKTPLANTVYSIHDYSNYGFPKSPEKYTGTKAQREKLKQQYERKIEYMKELNVPVWNGEWGPVYASKMRGDDAVEETNASRYHVLKDQLDVYAEGDPSGDKSPISWSIWLYKDIGYQGLTHISPESKWYTHLRSWLDKKLELGLDRWGRDENIAVENSVYKPVKDHFKAVIPEHLQRAVYPKTWDVGDYIDRVLRDVLLSQYLTHEFAEYFKDLSFEELDDLAGSFKLENMVVRHELVEILQNSHKD; encoded by the coding sequence ATGACCGTGGGCGGCTTTCTGCACACTGAGGGGACTAAAATCCTCAAGCCAAATGGCGCTCCCATCGTCCTTCGCGGGGCAGCTTCTGGTGGCCATCTCAACATGGAGAACTTCATCACAGGGTTCCCCGGCCACGAAGAGGAGCACAAGGAGGCGATGTTGAAAGTCATGGGCAAAGAGAAATATGATTTCTTTTGGTCCAAATTCTATGAATACTTTTGGACAGACAAGGATGCCGAACTATTCGCTTCCATGAAGTTCAATTGCCTCAGAATCCCATTCAACTACCGGCACTTTCTTGATGATTCTGATCTTACCAAGATAAAGCCTGAGGGCTTTGCTCTGCTAGACAGAATCGTTGATAGCTGCGCCAACCACGGCATCTACACTATTCTAGACCTGCACGCTGTTCCCGGCGGCCAAAACCAAGACTGGCACTGCGATAGCGCCATCCACAAGGCACTATTCTGGGACTTTACATATTTCCAGGATCGAATCATTGATCTCTGGCAAGCAATTGCGTCACATTACAAGAACAATACTTGGGTGGCAGGATACAATCCCTTGAACGAGCCAGCGGATCCAAGTCACGCTCGTCTCGTTAAGTTCTACGACAGAGTAGACAAGGCCATTCGAGAAGTTGACCCAAACCATATCTTGTTCTTGGATGGCAACACCTATGCAGCGGACTTTAGACAATTCCCCAAGACGCCTTTGGCCAATACTGTCTATTCTATTCACGACTATTCCAACTATGGCTTCCCTAAGAGCCCTGAGAAATACACAGGCACCAAAGCTCAGCGAGAAAAGCTCAAGCAGCAGTATGAACGCAAGATTGAATACATGAAAGAGCTCAACGTACCTGTCTGGAACGGCGAGTGGGGTCCCGTCTATGCTTCAAAGATGCGCGGCGATGACGCAGTCGAGGAAACAAATGCGTCGAGGTACCATGTGCTGAAAGATCAGTTGGATGTTTACGCTGAGGGCGATCCCTCTGGAGACAAGAGTCCTATCTCATGGAGCATCTGGTTGTACAAAGATATCGGCTACCAGGGCCTCACTCACATCTCCCCCGAATCCAAGTGGTACACTCATCTCCGATCATGGCTCGACAAAAAGCTCGAGCTGGGTCTGGACCGCTGGGGTCGCGATGAGAACATTGCCGTCGAGAATAGCGTTTACAAGCCCGTCAAGGATCACTTCAAGGCAGTCATCCCGGAACATCTCCAGCGAGCGGTGTATCCCAAGACGTGGGATGTAGGCGATTATATTGACCGAGTGCTGAGAGATGTGCTTCTATCGCAGTATTTGACGCACGAGTTTGCAGAATACTTCAAGGATCTGTCGTTTGAAGAGCTAGATGACTTGGCTGGATCGTTCAAATTGGAGAACATGGTTGTTAGGCATGAGTTGGTGGAGATACTGCAAAACTCTCACAAAGACTAA
- a CDS encoding FAD binding domain-containing protein gives MSSTTHLANPLTVLSTDVLIVGGGPVRLFTAYQLGMLGVNTILVERNHFTTKFPKMDLTHERTMEIYRKVGLASLLRSSGVPMTHGFNEIYATGLGRDSHHMAQIYVIGCDGAGSRIRGAVGIETQKEGMPLNMLLIHFISNDTAKISKHGQFWHLYIGNGAVVINQDGKNTFTMQIPVTTDNDLKEGDNVEEFINRKLGGWGQPSDVKVDEVCVISRWEAAVALADSFRSVNGRVFLCGDSAHRLTPAGGHGLNSGINVVFNLTWKLAANVHGWGGEALLASYSKERRSAAELNIDMVRKAMAEIVIPRFGSISKDEQEKLVADSEEGREARRLMAEKFMLGDWLHKQLGITLGHRYRDTPVIINDTSSAEPRQSDLCGPSFTIVDFTTSGEQSDKFSATAEELQIPLKKVHLPDETHCRMIWERDVVLVRPDLFVAWRSSSYEVAEEKINIKDILLKVVGKA, from the exons ATGTCGTCTACTACGCACTTGGCAAACCCTCTCACTGTTCTTAGCACAGATGTGTTAATCGTCGGCGGTGGCCCTGTGCGCCTGTTTACTGCCTATCAGCTGGGAATGCTGGGAGTGAATACTATTCTTGTTGAGAGAAACCATTTCACGACCAAATTTCCCAAGATGGACCTCACCCACGAACGGACGATGGAGATATATCGAAAAGTTGGCCTTGCCTCCCTTTTGAGATCAAGCGGTGTACCAATGACACACGGCTTTAACGAAATCTATGCAACAGGGCTAGGCAGAGATAGCCACCACATGGCCCAAATT TATGTCATTGGTTGCGACGGCGCAGGAAGTAGGATTCGAGGCGCAGTTGGCATTGAAACGCAAAAGGAAGGGAT GCCACTTAATATGCTATTGATTCACTTTATATCAAATGACACAGCGAAGATATCGAAGCATGGCCAGTTTTGGCACCTTTACATAGGAAACGGAGCTGTGGTTATAAACCAAGACGGCAAAAACACCTTTACAATGCAGATTCCCGTTACCACCGATAACGATCTTAAAGAAGGCGACAATGTCGAAGAATTTATCAACAGGAAACTTGGGGGCTGGGGACAGCCCTCCGACGTCAAAGTAGACGAAGTTTGTGTAATCAGTCGATGGGAAGCTGCTGTCGCTCTTGCAGACTCCTTTCGATCGGTAAATGGGAGAGTATTTCTTTGCGGAGACTCTG CTCATCGTCTTACGCCTGCTGGCGGTCACGGTCTGAACTCGGGTATCAATGTCGTCTTCAATCTGACCTGGAAGCTTGCCGCAAACGTACATGGttggggaggagaggccCTCTTAGCATCGTACAGCAAGGAGCGCAGATCTGCGGCGGAGCTAAATATCGACATGGTTCGGAAAGCGATGGCGGAAATTGTGATTCCCCGATTCGGCAGCATTTCAAAAGAcgaacaagagaagctcgTTGCCGATTCAGAAGAAGGACGTGAGGCGCGACGCTTAATGGCGGAAAAATTCATGCTTGGAGACTGGCTTCATAAGCAGCTGGGCATCACGCTGGGCCATCGGTACAGAGACACTCCGGTTATCATTAATGATACGTCTTCTGCGGAACCTCGTCAGTCCG ATCTTTGTGGACCGAGCTTCACTATTGTTGACTTCACAACATCGGGTGAACAGTCGGACAAATTTTCTGCTACTGCAGAGGAGTTGCAAATTCCTCTAAAAAAGGTTCATCTTCCGGATGAAACTCACTGCAGAATGATATGGGAGCGAGACGTAGTTCTGGTGCGTCCTGACTTGTTCGTTGCTTGGAGGTCTTCCAGCTATGAGGTGGCTGAAGAAAAGATCAATATCAAAGATATCCTCTTAAAGGTCGTTGGAAAAGCATAA
- a CDS encoding sugar transporter domain-containing protein, which yields MAKSESEQTTAERAGPEDALQQVLPKYGRPWWQVRHLLLLNVCLIIPLLGNSTNGYDGSLLNGLQSLPQWRDYFNSPTGPHLGALSNAYVFGNIATFIVASWFSDKYGRLWGIRLGSFIVCIGAALQAAAQNYAMFFVARFIIGVGGMLVIVASPCLVSELAYPSHRGVITAIFGPSWYAGATIAAWVTYGTNYMGVTDEWAWRLPSLLQALLPLIQLCGSFFIPESPRYLVDTGKEDKAREILLKYHAGNDAANMPLVELEMSEIKIAISHDKNSQEVSWGAFLRTKANRHRLFVVVWLAITQQLCGNGLVSYYLNLILNSIGITSAREQLVINGGLMVYNLGTAIISGFIVGRIKRRPTFIFGLGTMLVIFVIWTVLSAINEQRNFEQKSLGQGVLAMIFLFYATYNVCMNALPNLYISEIMPYYLRTKGTTTFSMMNAMTNVYNGFVNPVAMEAISWRYYIVFCGLLLVELIGVALTFPETHGYTLEEASEAFGDGVLVQGAAAKSIEAESQHVDVA from the coding sequence ATGGCTAAGAGCGAGAGTGAGCAGACAACTGCGGAGAGAGCAGGCCCGGAAGATGCTCTCCAGCAAGTCCTTCCAAAATACGGCCGGCCATGGTGGCAGGTTCgccatctccttcttctgaaTGTCTGTCTCATCATCCCTCTCTTGGGAAACTCCACCAATGGTTATGACGGCTCTCTACTCAACGGTCTTCAGTCCTTGCCCCAATGGAGGGACTACTTCAACAGTCCAACAGGCCCTCACTTGGGTGCTCTGTCCAACGCCTACGTCTTCGGAAACATTGCCACTTTCATCGTTGCATCATGGTTCAGCGACAAATACGGACGATTGTGGGGTATCCGACTCGGCAGTTTTATCGTGTGCATCGGAGCTGCCCTTCAAGCTGCGGCTCAGAACTATGCCATGTTCTTCGTCGCCCGATTCATTATTGGTGTCGGAGGCATGCTTGTCATTGTAGCAAGTCCTTGCCTGGTCTCTGAACTGGCATATCCTAGCCACCGAGGCGTTATCACTGCAATTTTTGGCCCGTCTTGGTACGCCGGAGCGACCATTGCAGCTTGGGTCACATACGGAACCAATTATATGGGTGTAACTGATGAATGGGCATGGAGACTACCATCTTTGCTCCAAGCATTGCTACCACTGATTCAGCTCTGCGGCTCGTTCTTCATCCCAGAGAGCCCCAGATACCTTGTGGATACGGGTAAGGAAGACAAAGCAAGGGAAATTCTTCTCAAGTACCATGCTGGAAACGACGCCGCCAACATGCCACTGGTAGAGCTCGAAATGAGCGAGATCAAAATCGCAATCTCTCACGATAAGAATAGCCAAGAAGTCAGCTGGGGCGCCTTTTTGCGAACAAAGGCTAACCGCCATCGTCTGTTTGTTGTCGTCTGGCTCGCCATTACTCAACAGCTTTGCGGCAACGGCCTGGTATCGTACTACCTCAACTTGATTCTCAACTCGATCGGAATTACTTCAGCTCGAGAGCAATTAGTGATCAATGGCGGTCTCATGGTGTACAATCTTGGTActgccatcatcagcggCTTCATCGTCGGCCGCATCAAGCGCCGGCCAACTTTCATCTTCGGGCTCGGCACTATGCTTGTCATCTTTGTCATCTGGACGGTGCTATCTGCTATCAACGAGCAGCGAAACTTTGAGCAAAAGTCTCTCGGCCAGGGAGTTCTGGCCATGATTTTCCTATTCTACGCCACCTACAACGTGTGCATGAACGCCCTCCCGAACTTGTACATCTCGGAGATTATGCCATACTATCTTCGTACCAAGGGAACGACGACTTTCAGCATGATGAATGCCATGACCAACGTCTACAACGGATTTGTCAACCCAGTTGCCATGGAGGCGATTAGCTGGAGATACTACATTGTGTTTTgtggtcttcttcttgtagaGCTGATAGGAGTTGCGTTGACCTTTCCCGAAACCCATGGATACACTCTTGAGGAGGCATCGGAAGCGTTTGGAGATGGTGTGCTCGTCCAGGGAGCGGCAGCCAAGTCAATCGAGGCGGAAAGCCAGCATGTTGACGTCGCATAA